The following are encoded together in the Ictalurus punctatus breed USDA103 chromosome 1, Coco_2.0, whole genome shotgun sequence genome:
- the phf20l1 gene encoding PHD finger protein 20-like protein 1 isoform X2 — MSKKPPNRPGITFEVGARVEAQDYLQKWYPSRIEKIDYDEGKMLVHFDRWSHRYDEWILWDSNRLRPLERPTLRKEGLKEEEDVTERLGEMRSSRLRELPGCTENTEDQKDMPQQRQLQELKDGEEVLARWTDCRYYPAKIESVNKEGTYTVQFYDGVIRCVKRIHIKSMPEDAKGQDWIALVKAATAAAKSKGGCRPRTSANSNKDREDRTEPRLDELNDEDNNADSDRLGSSDEEDCKPSSEELEMAKRKRRSSRPGSFNNVKRARLNKTAGCTKTDSDCREDLPMASQSGPAPETCPGDEPLQSAVTQRHPASLSNTPPGPSRSCRLKHDSGESTISSLSTSTAAESKPSPSSIHTLSDAHTATSNSPQRRRRSQRLATSLDPTCPPSPPSRDSNPTTPQTDSSQRADADNSCLVKAEPSLSKPVTGTPPSSVPSPGTAQSAVTEKEGMTDVLLVSHTLVAERLPAVVAATGPKTASRTHKPNKHAREPIINTKRSDDPMSPNESLVDLDHNKFKCQIPGCSKAFRKAKLLDYHLKYYHNNEKELESEVCSPERGGRTRATSTSVPTSSLVEIPDSKRRRTVSTSSSLSSQGHMLQLDCAGSCLKPPKFCRKKHSSASVSSDSTEVSLPPLHREKTFENFNDKILKRVTEKDKHLDQGLCMKPERKFKIEEKCQLIGKKRDKERRDRKEKDPFKLKQKKKKKKKKKSKQYCYSDMEDVSMSYLERPAYLLHRSSSSSFSKHSAFQFPRAILSVDLTGENLSDIDFLEDSTTESLLFSGDEYNQDLDSLTMEDFQDEEDESANEIVRCICEMDEENGFMIQCEECMCWQHSVCMGLLEDSIPEQYICYICRDPPGQRWSAKYRHDKDWLYKGQMYGLSLLTENYSHQNAKKIVSTHQLLADVYSVKKVLHGLQLKMDILQNKHNPSLHLWARSWVNSDEDQPMGGVPDCIMFQQRVSQNLNPETYITSEHSYQKPSGVGHQHKHEQGFQTASQTLSFIPKEEEVSSAISLSGCVSESSSGQVEPARNCLQWQMNLLTHIEDVQNQVAGRMDLIEKELDVLESWLDFTGELEPPDPLARLPQLKWRMKQLLLDLGKVQQMSTMCSV, encoded by the exons ATGAGTAAGAAACCTCCTAACAGGCCTGGAATTACTTTTGAAGTTGGAGCCCGAGTGGAAGCTCAAGACTATTTACAAAAATG GTACCCTTCACGTATAGAGAAGATTGACTACGATGAAGGGAAAATGCTTGTCCATTTTGACCGCTGGAGCCATCGATATGATGAGTGGATTTTATGGGACAGCAACAGGCTACGTCCACTAGAGCGACCCACACTACGTAAAGAGGGGCTGAAAGAAGAGGAGGATGTGACT GAGAGACTCGGTGAGATGAGATCATCTCGCCTGCGTGAGCTTCCTGGCTGtacagagaacacagaggacCAAAAAGACATGCCACAACAGAGACAA TTACAGGAACTGAAAGATGGGGAAGAAGTTCTTGCCCGATGGACAGATTGCCGCTACTATCCTGCCAAGATTGAAAGTGTCAACAAAGAGG GAACCTACACAGTCCAGTTTTATGACGGGGTGATTCGCTGTGTGAAACGAATCCATATAAAATCCATGCCAGAGGATGCCAAAGGACAA GATTGGATTGCCCTCGTAAAGGCAGCCACAGCTGCAGCCAAGAGTAAAGGAGGCTGTAGGCCTCGCACCAGTGCCAACAGCAACAAAGATAGAGAGGACAGAACAGAGCCCAGGCTTGATGAACTCAATGATGAGGATAACAACGCTGACTCGGACAGACTTg GCTCTTCTGATGAGGAAGACTGCAAGCCATCTTCTGAGGAGCTTGaaatggctaaaagaaaaagaagaagcagcagaCCAGGTAGTTTTAACAATGTGAAAAGAGCGCGCCTCAACAAAACAGCAG GCTGTACCAAAACTGACAGTGACTGCAGAGAAGATCTTCCCATGGCATCACAG AGTGGTCCGGCACCTGAAACTTGCCCTGGTGATGAGCCATTGCAGTCTGCTGTAACCCAAAGGCATCCTGCATCTCTCTCCAACACACCTCCAGGACCCTCTCGCTCTTGTAGACTAAAGCATGATTCAGGAGAGTCGACTATCAGCAGCTTGAGCACAAGTACAGCAGCAGAGTCTAAACCTTCACCCAGCTCCATTCACACCCTCTCAGATGCACACACAG CCACTTCAAACTCTCCTCAGAGGCGCAGAAGATCTCAGCGTCTTGCGACTTCCTTAGACCCAACCTGTCCACCCTCACCACCTAGCCGGGATTCCAACCCCACCACGCCACAGACTGACAGTAGTCAGAGAGCAG ATGCTGATAATAGTTGCTTGGTGAAAGCTGAACCCTCTTTAAGCAAACCAGTCACTGGTACTCCTCCATCGTCTGTTCCTTCTCCTGGAACTGCTCAATCAGCAGTCACTGAGAAGGAAGGAATGACTGACGTGTTGCTCGTCAGTCATACGTTAGTGGCAGAGAGATTGCCAGCTGTTGTAGCAG CTACTGGTCCAAAAACTGCTTCCAGGACCCATAAACCCAACAAACATGCCAGAGAGCCCA TAATAAATACCAAGCGATCTGATGACCCCATGTCTCCTAATGAGTCTCTGGTTGACCTGGACCATAATAAGTTCAAGTGTCAAATTCCAGGCTGCTCTAAAGCCTTTCGGAAAGCCAAGCTGCTAGATTACCATCTGAAGTATTACCACAATAATGAAAAAGAGCTGGAGAGTGAAGTGTGTTCACCTGAAAGAGGAGGTCGCACCAGGGCCACATCTACTTCTGTACCCACCAGCAGCCTAGTGGAGATACCGGACAGCAAGAGGCGCAGGACAGTCTCCACCTCCTCCT CTCTGTCCTCTCAGGGCCACATGTTACAGCTGGACTGTGCTGGCTCTTGTCTGAAGCCCCCAAAGTTCTGTAGGAAGAAGCATTCGTCTGCCTCTGTCAGCTCTGACAGCACTGAAGTCTCACTGCCCCCTTTACACAGAGAAAAGACTTTTGAGAACTTTAATGACAAGATCCTCAAGAGGGTCACTGAGAAAGATAAACACTTGGATCAAG GACTATGTATGAAGCCTGAAAGGAAATTCAAAATTGAAGAGAAGTGCCAGCTCATTG GGAAAAAGAGGGATAAAGAACGCAGagatagaaaagaaaaagaccCTTTCAAACtcaaacagaagaaaaagaagaagaagaagaagaaatcgaAGCAGTACT GTTACTCTGATATGGAAGATGTCTCCATGTCCTACTTGGAGAGACCAGCGTATCTACTTCACCGCTCTTCCTCTAGCTCCTTTTCCAAGCACTCAGCCTTCCAGTTTCCTCGTGCCATACTGTCGGTCGATCTCACAGGAGAGA ACCTATCAGACATTGACTTCTTAGAGGACTCCACCACAGAGTCTTTGCTGTTTAGTGGTGATGAATACAACCAGGATCTGGACTCTCTCACAATGGAGGATTTCCAGGATGAGGAGGACGAGTCTGCTAATGAGATTGTCCGTTGCATTTGTGAAATGGATGAAGAGAATGGCTTCATGATTcag TGTGAGGAGTGTATGTGCTGGCAGcatagtgtgtgtatgggaCTGCTTGAGGACAGTATACCTGAGCAGTATATTTGCTACATCTGTAGAGACCCACCAG GACAGAGATGGAGTGCCAAATATCGTCATGATAAAGACTGGCTATATAAGGGCCAAATGTATGGCTTATCTTTACTGACGGAGAACTACTCGCATCAGAACGCTAAGAAGATTGTGTCTACACATCAGTTACTCGCTGATGTGTACAGTGTTAAAAAGGTGCTTCATGGCCTACAGCTCAAGATGGACATCTTACA GAATAAACACAATCCCAGTTTACACTTGTGGGCTCGTTCTTGGGTGAACTCGGACGAGGACCAGCCTATGGGCGGAGTTCCAGACTGCATCATGTTTCAGCAGCGCGTCAGCCAGAACTTAAATCCTGAGACCTATATCACCAGTGAGCACAGCTACCAAAAGCCTTCTGGCGTGGGCCACCAACACAAACATGAGCAGGGCTTCCAGACTGCCTCTCAGACACTGTCATTTATACCAAAGGAGGAGGAG GTGAGCAGTGCTATCTCATTGTCTGGCTGTGTGAGTGAGAGCAGCTCGGGGCAGGTGGAGCCAGCGAGAAACTGTCTGCAATGGCAGATGaacctcctcacacacattgAAGATGTTCAGAACCAGGTGGCTGGCCGCATGGATCTCATCGAGAAAGAGCTAGATG TGTTGGAGAGCTGGTTGGATTTCACAGGAGAATTGgagcctccagatcctctggccAGACTGCCTCAGCTTAAATGGCGAATGAAACAGCTGCTTTTGGACTTGGGGAAGGTACAACAGATGAGCACAATGTGCTCTGTGTGA
- the phf20l1 gene encoding PHD finger protein 20-like protein 1 isoform X1, translated as MSKKPPNRPGITFEVGARVEAQDYLQKWYPSRIEKIDYDEGKMLVHFDRWSHRYDEWILWDSNRLRPLERPTLRKEGLKEEEDVTERLGEMRSSRLRELPGCTENTEDQKDMPQQRQLQELKDGEEVLARWTDCRYYPAKIESVNKEGTYTVQFYDGVIRCVKRIHIKSMPEDAKGQQDWIALVKAATAAAKSKGGCRPRTSANSNKDREDRTEPRLDELNDEDNNADSDRLGSSDEEDCKPSSEELEMAKRKRRSSRPGSFNNVKRARLNKTAGCTKTDSDCREDLPMASQSGPAPETCPGDEPLQSAVTQRHPASLSNTPPGPSRSCRLKHDSGESTISSLSTSTAAESKPSPSSIHTLSDAHTATSNSPQRRRRSQRLATSLDPTCPPSPPSRDSNPTTPQTDSSQRADADNSCLVKAEPSLSKPVTGTPPSSVPSPGTAQSAVTEKEGMTDVLLVSHTLVAERLPAVVAATGPKTASRTHKPNKHAREPIINTKRSDDPMSPNESLVDLDHNKFKCQIPGCSKAFRKAKLLDYHLKYYHNNEKELESEVCSPERGGRTRATSTSVPTSSLVEIPDSKRRRTVSTSSSLSSQGHMLQLDCAGSCLKPPKFCRKKHSSASVSSDSTEVSLPPLHREKTFENFNDKILKRVTEKDKHLDQGLCMKPERKFKIEEKCQLIGKKRDKERRDRKEKDPFKLKQKKKKKKKKKSKQYCYSDMEDVSMSYLERPAYLLHRSSSSSFSKHSAFQFPRAILSVDLTGENLSDIDFLEDSTTESLLFSGDEYNQDLDSLTMEDFQDEEDESANEIVRCICEMDEENGFMIQCEECMCWQHSVCMGLLEDSIPEQYICYICRDPPGQRWSAKYRHDKDWLYKGQMYGLSLLTENYSHQNAKKIVSTHQLLADVYSVKKVLHGLQLKMDILQNKHNPSLHLWARSWVNSDEDQPMGGVPDCIMFQQRVSQNLNPETYITSEHSYQKPSGVGHQHKHEQGFQTASQTLSFIPKEEEVSSAISLSGCVSESSSGQVEPARNCLQWQMNLLTHIEDVQNQVAGRMDLIEKELDVLESWLDFTGELEPPDPLARLPQLKWRMKQLLLDLGKVQQMSTMCSV; from the exons ATGAGTAAGAAACCTCCTAACAGGCCTGGAATTACTTTTGAAGTTGGAGCCCGAGTGGAAGCTCAAGACTATTTACAAAAATG GTACCCTTCACGTATAGAGAAGATTGACTACGATGAAGGGAAAATGCTTGTCCATTTTGACCGCTGGAGCCATCGATATGATGAGTGGATTTTATGGGACAGCAACAGGCTACGTCCACTAGAGCGACCCACACTACGTAAAGAGGGGCTGAAAGAAGAGGAGGATGTGACT GAGAGACTCGGTGAGATGAGATCATCTCGCCTGCGTGAGCTTCCTGGCTGtacagagaacacagaggacCAAAAAGACATGCCACAACAGAGACAA TTACAGGAACTGAAAGATGGGGAAGAAGTTCTTGCCCGATGGACAGATTGCCGCTACTATCCTGCCAAGATTGAAAGTGTCAACAAAGAGG GAACCTACACAGTCCAGTTTTATGACGGGGTGATTCGCTGTGTGAAACGAATCCATATAAAATCCATGCCAGAGGATGCCAAAGGACAA CAGGATTGGATTGCCCTCGTAAAGGCAGCCACAGCTGCAGCCAAGAGTAAAGGAGGCTGTAGGCCTCGCACCAGTGCCAACAGCAACAAAGATAGAGAGGACAGAACAGAGCCCAGGCTTGATGAACTCAATGATGAGGATAACAACGCTGACTCGGACAGACTTg GCTCTTCTGATGAGGAAGACTGCAAGCCATCTTCTGAGGAGCTTGaaatggctaaaagaaaaagaagaagcagcagaCCAGGTAGTTTTAACAATGTGAAAAGAGCGCGCCTCAACAAAACAGCAG GCTGTACCAAAACTGACAGTGACTGCAGAGAAGATCTTCCCATGGCATCACAG AGTGGTCCGGCACCTGAAACTTGCCCTGGTGATGAGCCATTGCAGTCTGCTGTAACCCAAAGGCATCCTGCATCTCTCTCCAACACACCTCCAGGACCCTCTCGCTCTTGTAGACTAAAGCATGATTCAGGAGAGTCGACTATCAGCAGCTTGAGCACAAGTACAGCAGCAGAGTCTAAACCTTCACCCAGCTCCATTCACACCCTCTCAGATGCACACACAG CCACTTCAAACTCTCCTCAGAGGCGCAGAAGATCTCAGCGTCTTGCGACTTCCTTAGACCCAACCTGTCCACCCTCACCACCTAGCCGGGATTCCAACCCCACCACGCCACAGACTGACAGTAGTCAGAGAGCAG ATGCTGATAATAGTTGCTTGGTGAAAGCTGAACCCTCTTTAAGCAAACCAGTCACTGGTACTCCTCCATCGTCTGTTCCTTCTCCTGGAACTGCTCAATCAGCAGTCACTGAGAAGGAAGGAATGACTGACGTGTTGCTCGTCAGTCATACGTTAGTGGCAGAGAGATTGCCAGCTGTTGTAGCAG CTACTGGTCCAAAAACTGCTTCCAGGACCCATAAACCCAACAAACATGCCAGAGAGCCCA TAATAAATACCAAGCGATCTGATGACCCCATGTCTCCTAATGAGTCTCTGGTTGACCTGGACCATAATAAGTTCAAGTGTCAAATTCCAGGCTGCTCTAAAGCCTTTCGGAAAGCCAAGCTGCTAGATTACCATCTGAAGTATTACCACAATAATGAAAAAGAGCTGGAGAGTGAAGTGTGTTCACCTGAAAGAGGAGGTCGCACCAGGGCCACATCTACTTCTGTACCCACCAGCAGCCTAGTGGAGATACCGGACAGCAAGAGGCGCAGGACAGTCTCCACCTCCTCCT CTCTGTCCTCTCAGGGCCACATGTTACAGCTGGACTGTGCTGGCTCTTGTCTGAAGCCCCCAAAGTTCTGTAGGAAGAAGCATTCGTCTGCCTCTGTCAGCTCTGACAGCACTGAAGTCTCACTGCCCCCTTTACACAGAGAAAAGACTTTTGAGAACTTTAATGACAAGATCCTCAAGAGGGTCACTGAGAAAGATAAACACTTGGATCAAG GACTATGTATGAAGCCTGAAAGGAAATTCAAAATTGAAGAGAAGTGCCAGCTCATTG GGAAAAAGAGGGATAAAGAACGCAGagatagaaaagaaaaagaccCTTTCAAACtcaaacagaagaaaaagaagaagaagaagaagaaatcgaAGCAGTACT GTTACTCTGATATGGAAGATGTCTCCATGTCCTACTTGGAGAGACCAGCGTATCTACTTCACCGCTCTTCCTCTAGCTCCTTTTCCAAGCACTCAGCCTTCCAGTTTCCTCGTGCCATACTGTCGGTCGATCTCACAGGAGAGA ACCTATCAGACATTGACTTCTTAGAGGACTCCACCACAGAGTCTTTGCTGTTTAGTGGTGATGAATACAACCAGGATCTGGACTCTCTCACAATGGAGGATTTCCAGGATGAGGAGGACGAGTCTGCTAATGAGATTGTCCGTTGCATTTGTGAAATGGATGAAGAGAATGGCTTCATGATTcag TGTGAGGAGTGTATGTGCTGGCAGcatagtgtgtgtatgggaCTGCTTGAGGACAGTATACCTGAGCAGTATATTTGCTACATCTGTAGAGACCCACCAG GACAGAGATGGAGTGCCAAATATCGTCATGATAAAGACTGGCTATATAAGGGCCAAATGTATGGCTTATCTTTACTGACGGAGAACTACTCGCATCAGAACGCTAAGAAGATTGTGTCTACACATCAGTTACTCGCTGATGTGTACAGTGTTAAAAAGGTGCTTCATGGCCTACAGCTCAAGATGGACATCTTACA GAATAAACACAATCCCAGTTTACACTTGTGGGCTCGTTCTTGGGTGAACTCGGACGAGGACCAGCCTATGGGCGGAGTTCCAGACTGCATCATGTTTCAGCAGCGCGTCAGCCAGAACTTAAATCCTGAGACCTATATCACCAGTGAGCACAGCTACCAAAAGCCTTCTGGCGTGGGCCACCAACACAAACATGAGCAGGGCTTCCAGACTGCCTCTCAGACACTGTCATTTATACCAAAGGAGGAGGAG GTGAGCAGTGCTATCTCATTGTCTGGCTGTGTGAGTGAGAGCAGCTCGGGGCAGGTGGAGCCAGCGAGAAACTGTCTGCAATGGCAGATGaacctcctcacacacattgAAGATGTTCAGAACCAGGTGGCTGGCCGCATGGATCTCATCGAGAAAGAGCTAGATG TGTTGGAGAGCTGGTTGGATTTCACAGGAGAATTGgagcctccagatcctctggccAGACTGCCTCAGCTTAAATGGCGAATGAAACAGCTGCTTTTGGACTTGGGGAAGGTACAACAGATGAGCACAATGTGCTCTGTGTGA
- the phf20l1 gene encoding PHD finger protein 20-like protein 1 isoform X3 — translation MERLGEMRSSRLRELPGCTENTEDQKDMPQQRQLQELKDGEEVLARWTDCRYYPAKIESVNKEGTYTVQFYDGVIRCVKRIHIKSMPEDAKGQQDWIALVKAATAAAKSKGGCRPRTSANSNKDREDRTEPRLDELNDEDNNADSDRLGSSDEEDCKPSSEELEMAKRKRRSSRPGSFNNVKRARLNKTAGCTKTDSDCREDLPMASQSGPAPETCPGDEPLQSAVTQRHPASLSNTPPGPSRSCRLKHDSGESTISSLSTSTAAESKPSPSSIHTLSDAHTATSNSPQRRRRSQRLATSLDPTCPPSPPSRDSNPTTPQTDSSQRADADNSCLVKAEPSLSKPVTGTPPSSVPSPGTAQSAVTEKEGMTDVLLVSHTLVAERLPAVVAATGPKTASRTHKPNKHAREPIINTKRSDDPMSPNESLVDLDHNKFKCQIPGCSKAFRKAKLLDYHLKYYHNNEKELESEVCSPERGGRTRATSTSVPTSSLVEIPDSKRRRTVSTSSSLSSQGHMLQLDCAGSCLKPPKFCRKKHSSASVSSDSTEVSLPPLHREKTFENFNDKILKRVTEKDKHLDQGLCMKPERKFKIEEKCQLIGKKRDKERRDRKEKDPFKLKQKKKKKKKKKSKQYCYSDMEDVSMSYLERPAYLLHRSSSSSFSKHSAFQFPRAILSVDLTGENLSDIDFLEDSTTESLLFSGDEYNQDLDSLTMEDFQDEEDESANEIVRCICEMDEENGFMIQCEECMCWQHSVCMGLLEDSIPEQYICYICRDPPGQRWSAKYRHDKDWLYKGQMYGLSLLTENYSHQNAKKIVSTHQLLADVYSVKKVLHGLQLKMDILQNKHNPSLHLWARSWVNSDEDQPMGGVPDCIMFQQRVSQNLNPETYITSEHSYQKPSGVGHQHKHEQGFQTASQTLSFIPKEEEVSSAISLSGCVSESSSGQVEPARNCLQWQMNLLTHIEDVQNQVAGRMDLIEKELDVLESWLDFTGELEPPDPLARLPQLKWRMKQLLLDLGKVQQMSTMCSV, via the exons ATG GAGAGACTCGGTGAGATGAGATCATCTCGCCTGCGTGAGCTTCCTGGCTGtacagagaacacagaggacCAAAAAGACATGCCACAACAGAGACAA TTACAGGAACTGAAAGATGGGGAAGAAGTTCTTGCCCGATGGACAGATTGCCGCTACTATCCTGCCAAGATTGAAAGTGTCAACAAAGAGG GAACCTACACAGTCCAGTTTTATGACGGGGTGATTCGCTGTGTGAAACGAATCCATATAAAATCCATGCCAGAGGATGCCAAAGGACAA CAGGATTGGATTGCCCTCGTAAAGGCAGCCACAGCTGCAGCCAAGAGTAAAGGAGGCTGTAGGCCTCGCACCAGTGCCAACAGCAACAAAGATAGAGAGGACAGAACAGAGCCCAGGCTTGATGAACTCAATGATGAGGATAACAACGCTGACTCGGACAGACTTg GCTCTTCTGATGAGGAAGACTGCAAGCCATCTTCTGAGGAGCTTGaaatggctaaaagaaaaagaagaagcagcagaCCAGGTAGTTTTAACAATGTGAAAAGAGCGCGCCTCAACAAAACAGCAG GCTGTACCAAAACTGACAGTGACTGCAGAGAAGATCTTCCCATGGCATCACAG AGTGGTCCGGCACCTGAAACTTGCCCTGGTGATGAGCCATTGCAGTCTGCTGTAACCCAAAGGCATCCTGCATCTCTCTCCAACACACCTCCAGGACCCTCTCGCTCTTGTAGACTAAAGCATGATTCAGGAGAGTCGACTATCAGCAGCTTGAGCACAAGTACAGCAGCAGAGTCTAAACCTTCACCCAGCTCCATTCACACCCTCTCAGATGCACACACAG CCACTTCAAACTCTCCTCAGAGGCGCAGAAGATCTCAGCGTCTTGCGACTTCCTTAGACCCAACCTGTCCACCCTCACCACCTAGCCGGGATTCCAACCCCACCACGCCACAGACTGACAGTAGTCAGAGAGCAG ATGCTGATAATAGTTGCTTGGTGAAAGCTGAACCCTCTTTAAGCAAACCAGTCACTGGTACTCCTCCATCGTCTGTTCCTTCTCCTGGAACTGCTCAATCAGCAGTCACTGAGAAGGAAGGAATGACTGACGTGTTGCTCGTCAGTCATACGTTAGTGGCAGAGAGATTGCCAGCTGTTGTAGCAG CTACTGGTCCAAAAACTGCTTCCAGGACCCATAAACCCAACAAACATGCCAGAGAGCCCA TAATAAATACCAAGCGATCTGATGACCCCATGTCTCCTAATGAGTCTCTGGTTGACCTGGACCATAATAAGTTCAAGTGTCAAATTCCAGGCTGCTCTAAAGCCTTTCGGAAAGCCAAGCTGCTAGATTACCATCTGAAGTATTACCACAATAATGAAAAAGAGCTGGAGAGTGAAGTGTGTTCACCTGAAAGAGGAGGTCGCACCAGGGCCACATCTACTTCTGTACCCACCAGCAGCCTAGTGGAGATACCGGACAGCAAGAGGCGCAGGACAGTCTCCACCTCCTCCT CTCTGTCCTCTCAGGGCCACATGTTACAGCTGGACTGTGCTGGCTCTTGTCTGAAGCCCCCAAAGTTCTGTAGGAAGAAGCATTCGTCTGCCTCTGTCAGCTCTGACAGCACTGAAGTCTCACTGCCCCCTTTACACAGAGAAAAGACTTTTGAGAACTTTAATGACAAGATCCTCAAGAGGGTCACTGAGAAAGATAAACACTTGGATCAAG GACTATGTATGAAGCCTGAAAGGAAATTCAAAATTGAAGAGAAGTGCCAGCTCATTG GGAAAAAGAGGGATAAAGAACGCAGagatagaaaagaaaaagaccCTTTCAAACtcaaacagaagaaaaagaagaagaagaagaagaaatcgaAGCAGTACT GTTACTCTGATATGGAAGATGTCTCCATGTCCTACTTGGAGAGACCAGCGTATCTACTTCACCGCTCTTCCTCTAGCTCCTTTTCCAAGCACTCAGCCTTCCAGTTTCCTCGTGCCATACTGTCGGTCGATCTCACAGGAGAGA ACCTATCAGACATTGACTTCTTAGAGGACTCCACCACAGAGTCTTTGCTGTTTAGTGGTGATGAATACAACCAGGATCTGGACTCTCTCACAATGGAGGATTTCCAGGATGAGGAGGACGAGTCTGCTAATGAGATTGTCCGTTGCATTTGTGAAATGGATGAAGAGAATGGCTTCATGATTcag TGTGAGGAGTGTATGTGCTGGCAGcatagtgtgtgtatgggaCTGCTTGAGGACAGTATACCTGAGCAGTATATTTGCTACATCTGTAGAGACCCACCAG GACAGAGATGGAGTGCCAAATATCGTCATGATAAAGACTGGCTATATAAGGGCCAAATGTATGGCTTATCTTTACTGACGGAGAACTACTCGCATCAGAACGCTAAGAAGATTGTGTCTACACATCAGTTACTCGCTGATGTGTACAGTGTTAAAAAGGTGCTTCATGGCCTACAGCTCAAGATGGACATCTTACA GAATAAACACAATCCCAGTTTACACTTGTGGGCTCGTTCTTGGGTGAACTCGGACGAGGACCAGCCTATGGGCGGAGTTCCAGACTGCATCATGTTTCAGCAGCGCGTCAGCCAGAACTTAAATCCTGAGACCTATATCACCAGTGAGCACAGCTACCAAAAGCCTTCTGGCGTGGGCCACCAACACAAACATGAGCAGGGCTTCCAGACTGCCTCTCAGACACTGTCATTTATACCAAAGGAGGAGGAG GTGAGCAGTGCTATCTCATTGTCTGGCTGTGTGAGTGAGAGCAGCTCGGGGCAGGTGGAGCCAGCGAGAAACTGTCTGCAATGGCAGATGaacctcctcacacacattgAAGATGTTCAGAACCAGGTGGCTGGCCGCATGGATCTCATCGAGAAAGAGCTAGATG TGTTGGAGAGCTGGTTGGATTTCACAGGAGAATTGgagcctccagatcctctggccAGACTGCCTCAGCTTAAATGGCGAATGAAACAGCTGCTTTTGGACTTGGGGAAGGTACAACAGATGAGCACAATGTGCTCTGTGTGA